The following proteins are co-located in the Candidatus Methylacidiphilales bacterium genome:
- a CDS encoding MoaD/ThiS family protein: protein MTRVFLFHTLKDSAGTDRIDLAFDKPLDAAGLWELLIAHAPALASHRKSARIACNQGYLAPGERIHPGDEVALIPPVSGG, encoded by the coding sequence ATGACCCGCGTGTTTTTATTTCATACATTAAAAGATAGTGCCGGTACGGATAGAATCGATCTGGCGTTCGACAAGCCGCTTGACGCAGCCGGGCTGTGGGAACTGTTGATCGCGCACGCTCCCGCCTTGGCCTCCCATCGCAAAAGCGCCCGCATCGCCTGCAACCAAGGCTATCTTGCTCCGGGTGAACGCATTCATCCCGGGGATGAAGTCGCCCTCATCCCCCCGGTCTCAGGCGGATAA
- the moaA gene encoding GTP 3',8-cyclase MoaA produces the protein MNTDPHGRVIDYLRISVTDRCNERCLYCMPEGYKGWAQKPDHLSADEIVRAAKAACALGFRKFRLTGGEPLIRGDIVGIAERLWNLSGVETLGISSNGTRLKELARPLRQAGVRSINVSLDALDADIYHKITGGRLADVIEGIDAALDAGFERIKLNCVLMRDVTESQLPLLLDFASARNIPIRFIELMPLSDADVLNENNFLPVSELMRLISRHDELIPAQNERLGHGPARYYRLKKANVLTGFIGALTNLDFCGACNKLRLTADGNLRPCLGQHGEMDLKPVLRLGSDQDLIAAFAETIRQKPLDHSFRDHYKPQRPMIAIGG, from the coding sequence ATGAACACGGATCCACACGGACGGGTGATCGATTACCTCCGCATCTCGGTCACCGACCGTTGCAACGAACGCTGCCTCTATTGCATGCCGGAAGGCTATAAAGGTTGGGCTCAAAAACCGGACCATCTCAGTGCCGATGAAATTGTCCGGGCGGCGAAAGCGGCCTGTGCCCTTGGATTCAGAAAATTCCGGCTCACCGGCGGCGAACCGCTTATTCGCGGCGACATTGTGGGAATCGCCGAAAGGCTCTGGAATCTTTCCGGAGTCGAAACCCTGGGCATCTCCAGCAACGGCACACGCCTGAAGGAATTGGCGCGACCTCTCCGTCAAGCCGGGGTCCGCAGCATCAATGTCAGCCTTGATGCACTTGACGCCGACATTTATCACAAAATCACCGGCGGCCGGCTTGCCGATGTGATCGAGGGCATTGACGCCGCGCTCGACGCCGGATTTGAACGCATCAAACTCAACTGCGTCCTGATGCGCGATGTCACCGAATCCCAGCTTCCGTTGCTTCTCGATTTCGCCTCAGCACGGAATATCCCGATCCGTTTCATCGAACTCATGCCCTTGTCAGACGCGGATGTTCTGAATGAAAACAATTTCCTGCCTGTCTCCGAGCTTATGCGTCTTATTTCACGTCATGACGAACTCATTCCCGCTCAAAACGAGCGCCTCGGCCACGGCCCCGCCCGTTATTACCGGTTGAAAAAAGCCAACGTGCTGACCGGCTTTATTGGCGCGCTGACCAACCTTGATTTCTGCGGCGCCTGCAACAAGCTTCGCCTGACCGCCGATGGCAACCTGCGCCCCTGCCTCGGACAACACGGCGAAATGGATTTGAAGCCCGTCTTGCGCCTCGGTTCCGACCAGGATTTGATTGCCGCGTTCGCTGAAACCATCCGTCAGAAACCTCTGGACCACAGCTTCCGCGACCATTACAAACCCCAACGCCCCATGATCGCCATCGGAGGATGA
- a CDS encoding sulfite exporter TauE/SafE family protein, which translates to MIGIHETILLACCFFLVAMLYGSVGHGGASGYLAVMAFAGMAPVVMRPTALTLNLLVAGMSMFAFARAGHFRGLYFWPFIITSVPFAWLGARLELPSPVFKALLGFALVCAAVRFLIPTSPSQEERRPFLGWMFLAGAAIGLISGLIGVGGGIFLTPLLLLCRWCGTKTAAAVSAPFIVVNSMTGLAANPSLLGHLPPAWPLLAACVVGGGFLGARWGSGLARIPQLRTALGAVLLIASAKLLFP; encoded by the coding sequence ATGATTGGAATTCATGAAACCATTTTGCTGGCGTGCTGCTTTTTCCTGGTCGCGATGCTTTATGGCAGCGTCGGCCACGGCGGGGCTTCGGGATATCTCGCCGTCATGGCTTTCGCAGGCATGGCCCCCGTCGTCATGCGCCCCACAGCCCTGACGCTTAACCTTCTGGTGGCGGGAATGTCCATGTTCGCATTTGCGCGGGCCGGGCATTTTCGCGGCCTGTATTTTTGGCCCTTTATCATTACCTCGGTTCCTTTCGCATGGCTGGGCGCCCGACTTGAGCTTCCCTCCCCGGTTTTCAAAGCCCTCCTCGGTTTTGCGCTGGTGTGCGCGGCAGTCCGATTTTTGATTCCAACCTCTCCCTCCCAGGAGGAACGCCGGCCTTTTTTGGGGTGGATGTTCCTCGCGGGCGCGGCCATCGGGCTGATTTCCGGCTTGATAGGAGTGGGCGGCGGAATTTTTCTGACGCCGTTGCTGCTCCTGTGCCGCTGGTGCGGCACAAAAACAGCCGCCGCCGTTTCCGCGCCGTTCATTGTTGTTAATTCCATGACCGGCCTGGCCGCAAACCCTTCTCTGCTCGGGCATCTGCCGCCTGCATGGCCCCTCCTGGCTGCCTGTGTTGTGGGCGGCGGCTTCCTCGGCGCGCGCTGGGGCAGCGGCCTTGCCCGCATCCCGCAGCTTCGCACCGCCCTCGGCGCGGTGCTCTTGATCGCCTCCGCCAAACTCCTGTTTCCATGA
- a CDS encoding LysR family transcriptional regulator — protein MKPYPRNPKPKKAKAGSGKAFSIYNRIMVFSGGHCALGPGRVMVMEQIAKHRKLSLAAKEMGMSYMKAWLLVRSLNRSFSKPVIELARGGKKGGGAQLTASGRKILALYRKMESQADKSLKADAGKIKRHLW, from the coding sequence GTGAAGCCATATCCCAGGAATCCAAAACCCAAGAAGGCCAAAGCCGGTTCCGGCAAAGCGTTTTCAATTTACAACCGGATCATGGTTTTTTCCGGCGGTCATTGCGCCTTGGGGCCGGGCCGGGTGATGGTGATGGAGCAGATTGCCAAACATCGCAAACTCAGCCTGGCCGCGAAGGAAATGGGCATGTCGTACATGAAAGCATGGCTGTTGGTCCGCTCCCTCAACCGGAGCTTTTCAAAACCCGTGATCGAACTGGCGCGCGGGGGCAAAAAGGGAGGCGGAGCGCAGTTGACCGCCTCGGGGCGGAAAATCCTCGCCCTTTACCGTAAAATGGAATCCCAGGCGGATAAAAGCCTCAAGGCTGACGCTGGAAAAATAAAACGCCATCTGTGGTGA